Proteins encoded together in one Dermacentor variabilis isolate Ectoservices chromosome 2, ASM5094787v1, whole genome shotgun sequence window:
- the LOC142570269 gene encoding chitinase-3-like protein 2 has translation MRRLLEDEEWLLHQSRSLASPRRDPFIKTCITYSGAACVGFTLLLVGVFVCVITYDVRKADGRAVAVFPVKVRSQGRKPVPILCHVNVARFYDHEVHYRPADLPGNYCSHLVLPLRGFFSGTNETPDASMAFGLVHSRLIELRDQVNTSFPHLKYLIAIGDDNGGGSRLSFHETPNATAYMTFLVEMVRWVLQNRFHGIVLNRVFPIENEYKRHMAIFLSHLKQVMHKHGLLFVVTASSHTGIFKSGTRPARLSRFLDYVGVVTQGLHHPANATDRILVPLHHQRVRKGRSVEDFVENVVSSGLPRNRVLLAISLSGYVCTMSKLPEKNEVPRWIDTHAVRVISYREACQLVRKTEWALSYDQESEKPHAWRNNVWMGYEDEISVRKMASLVDKMFLGGVIIWDVGNDDYLGRCGLTNPLVRAIFTEVEGTPIDDNSTAIISSFNVTDSEAAHTFNKTLGMAEKRVQ, from the coding sequence ATGCGGCGGCTGCTGGAAGACGAGGAATGGCTGCTCCATCAGTCGCGGTCGCTGGCGTCGCCGCGCCGAGACCCGTTCATCAAGACCTGCATCACGTACTCCGGCGCCGCATGCGTCGGGTTCACGCTGCTGCTGGTCGGCGTGTTCGTCTGCGTCATCACGTACGACGTTCGCAAGGCGGATGGGCGCGCTGTCGCCGTCTTTCCAGTAAAGGTCCGATCGCAGGGTCGTAAACCTGTGCCGATACTGTGCCACGTGAACGTGGCCAGATTTTACGACCACGAGGTCCACTACAGGCCTGCGGACCTGCCTGGCAACTACTGCTCGCACCTGGTGCTCCCTCTACGGGGATTCTTCAGCGGTACCAATGAGACTCCGGACGCCAGCATGGCCTTTGGACTGGTGCACTCGCGGCTCATCGAGCTTCGAGATCAAGTCAATACGAGCTTCCCCCACCTCAAGTACCTGATCGCAATAGGCGACGATAATGGCGGTGGCAGCCGGCTGTCTTTCCACGAAACGCCCAATGCGACCGCCTACATGACTTTCCTTGTGGAGATGGTTCGGTGGGTTCTTCAGAACCGCTTCCACGGGATCGTGCTGAACCGCGTGTTCCCCATTGAGAACGAGTATAAACGACACATGGCCATCTTCCTGTCGCACCTCAAGCAGGTCATGCACAAGCACGGACTCCTCTTCGTCGTCACCGCGTCCTCGCACACTGGCATTTTCAAGTCCGGGACTAGGCCCGCGAGGCTATCCCGCTTCCTCGATTACGTCGGAGTCGTGACACAGGGTCTACATCACCCGGCCAACGCGACCGACCGCATCCTCGTGCCACTCCACCATCAGCGAGTTCGCAAAGGCAGAAGCGTCGAAGACTTCGTCGAGAACGTCGTCTCGAGCGGCCTACCCCGAAACAGGGTGCTCCTCGCCATCTCCCTGTCGGGCTACGTGTGCACCATGTCCAAGCTCCCCGAGAAAAACGAGGTTCCCAGGTGGATTGACACACACGCCGTTCGCGTAATTTCATACAGGGAGGCCTGCCAGTTGGTGCGCAAAACCGAATGGGCCCTGTCTTACGACCAAGAGAGTGAGAAGCCGCACGCATGGCGCAACAACGTCTGGATGGGATACGAGGACGAGATAAGTGTGCGCAAGATGGCCTCGCTCGTAGACAAGATGTTTCTCGGGGGTGTCATCATTTGGGATGTCGGTAACGACGACTACTTAGGCCGCTGCGGGCTCACCAACCCGCTAGTGAGGGCCATCTTCACTGAGGTTGAAGGCACGCCCATCGACGACAACTCAACGGCCATCATATCAAGCTTCAACGTAACGGACTCTGAAGCGGCTCACACTTTCAACAAAACTCTCGGGATGGCTGAGAAGCGAGTGCAGTAA